A section of the Methanothermobacter sp. genome encodes:
- a CDS encoding AAA family ATPase yields the protein MRIGLAYLRGSVPAFEDFGFLPTDLVKENGLVNGERAHRVLDGIIIPGGSIVESGSLSEDLASEIRRMAAEGKFVLGICSGFQALAERTDIGRKSPCPIYREGLGLLNVSFHPMISNDRVEALITGESFLTSGLTGERVTGFHCHTYGEIRGDAPEIMRSIIRRADYRDRRLEVTSGVCSDDGNVAGTMVHGALDENPALVENILEFLGAGEDARERIMEKNRELRKTLRSEIGVETGINVEERVRETRKTPQAIMIASTGSDAGKTFIVTGLAGALRRRGLRVGVMKVGPDVRDIVPALYLIKEPMEEHSSIRIGHLGWMDLEDALESVRGRYDIILIEGVMSILTGLLNETVPYSGAEIALAAGIPVIMVAGCSRGGVESAAVDLDAHIGVLEKLGVEVPHAILNRVYDMDIFERASGGRYLALPRVRMSMRGGTPEVEIKLEDFCMRAMEAVEENLDVDLLISEAAEPEFRGYTDLEEIMRRFRKN from the coding sequence ATGAGGATTGGACTCGCATACCTGAGGGGCTCTGTACCGGCCTTTGAGGATTTTGGATTTCTACCCACCGACCTGGTTAAGGAGAATGGCCTCGTGAATGGTGAGAGGGCCCACAGGGTCCTTGATGGCATCATAATACCCGGTGGGAGCATAGTTGAGTCTGGAAGTCTATCAGAGGACCTTGCATCAGAGATAAGGAGGATGGCTGCTGAGGGGAAATTTGTCCTGGGCATCTGCTCAGGGTTCCAGGCACTGGCAGAGAGGACGGATATAGGGAGAAAATCGCCGTGCCCCATATACAGGGAGGGTCTGGGGCTCCTGAATGTATCATTTCACCCGATGATAAGCAACGACCGTGTTGAGGCCCTTATCACCGGTGAATCGTTTCTCACCTCAGGTTTAACCGGTGAGAGGGTAACCGGTTTTCACTGCCACACCTACGGTGAGATAAGGGGGGATGCGCCTGAGATAATGCGCTCCATAATAAGGAGGGCCGATTACAGGGACAGGAGGCTTGAGGTAACCTCCGGGGTCTGCAGTGATGATGGAAACGTCGCAGGTACCATGGTCCACGGGGCACTGGATGAGAACCCCGCCCTTGTGGAGAACATACTGGAGTTTCTGGGTGCCGGTGAGGATGCAAGGGAGAGGATAATGGAGAAGAACAGGGAACTCAGAAAAACCCTCAGGTCAGAGATAGGCGTGGAAACAGGTATAAACGTTGAAGAAAGAGTAAGGGAGACCAGGAAGACCCCTCAGGCCATCATGATAGCATCCACAGGCTCGGATGCAGGGAAGACCTTCATAGTCACCGGCCTTGCAGGGGCCCTCAGGAGGCGGGGTCTCAGGGTGGGGGTCATGAAGGTGGGCCCTGATGTGAGGGACATAGTACCGGCCCTCTACCTCATAAAGGAGCCCATGGAGGAACACTCCTCCATAAGGATAGGGCACCTGGGGTGGATGGACCTTGAGGATGCCCTGGAATCGGTGAGGGGAAGGTATGATATAATACTGATCGAGGGTGTTATGAGCATATTAACAGGGCTCCTCAATGAAACCGTACCCTACTCAGGGGCTGAAATCGCTCTTGCAGCCGGAATCCCGGTTATAATGGTGGCCGGCTGCAGCAGGGGCGGGGTGGAGTCCGCGGCCGTTGACCTGGACGCCCATATAGGTGTCCTTGAGAAACTTGGGGTTGAGGTCCCCCATGCCATCCTCAACAGGGTCTATGACATGGATATATTCGAGAGGGCCTCAGGGGGGAGGTACCTTGCTCTGCCCAGGGTTAGGATGAGCATGAGGGGCGGCACCCCTGAGGTTGAGATAAAACTTGAGGACTTCTGCATGAGGGCAATGGAGGCTGTTGAGGAGAACCTTGACGTGGATCTTCTAATATCTGAGGCAGCGGAACCAGAATTCAGGGGATACACTGACCTTGAGGAGATAATGAGAAGATTCAGGAAAAATTAG
- a CDS encoding ATPase domain-containing protein, which translates to MDRLKIGISGLDDTIGGFPMGRSVLITGEPGCGKTIFGLRFAISSCMEGYNTVYITAEEDANDLHIQANSFGWNTQELEERGLLNFIELTGIRARITEAELSMDMDPMKGNFTKIIHDIPPEAEVVVIDSLGGYTAKLTAYEFRNQFDLLVYELKQRGITSVIILDSATSKEFNELALFSVYGAIKLGRRENPYTGRRERIMDIVKMRSTKTPLQFLTYEIGGEEGITITEGEEIPEEDLEI; encoded by the coding sequence ATGGATAGGCTGAAAATAGGAATCAGTGGACTTGATGACACAATAGGCGGCTTCCCCATGGGCAGATCCGTCCTCATAACCGGGGAACCCGGATGCGGGAAGACAATCTTTGGATTGCGTTTTGCAATAAGCAGCTGCATGGAGGGATACAACACGGTCTATATCACAGCCGAGGAGGACGCCAATGACCTCCACATCCAGGCAAACTCCTTTGGCTGGAACACCCAGGAACTTGAGGAGAGGGGACTCCTCAACTTCATTGAACTGACCGGTATAAGGGCCAGGATAACAGAGGCCGAGCTCAGCATGGACATGGACCCAATGAAGGGCAACTTCACCAAGATAATACACGACATCCCCCCTGAGGCTGAGGTGGTCGTTATAGACAGTCTTGGGGGCTACACAGCCAAGTTAACAGCATATGAGTTCAGGAACCAGTTTGACCTCCTGGTATATGAGCTCAAGCAGAGGGGGATAACCTCTGTCATCATACTTGACAGCGCAACCTCCAAAGAATTCAATGAACTTGCCCTCTTCTCGGTCTATGGTGCCATAAAGCTCGGCAGGAGGGAGAACCCCTACACGGGTCGAAGGGAGCGTATAATGGACATAGTTAAGATGAGAAGCACAAAGACACCCCTCCAGTTCCTCACCTATGAGATAGGGGGAGAGGAGGGTATAACAATAACAGAGGGGGAGGAGATCCCTGAGGAGGATCTTGAAATTTAA
- a CDS encoding bifunctional metallophosphatase/5'-nucleotidase, translating to MSELCIVQVNDTHGYLKSHPELFWEGRDVRYETLGGYHHIAGLVAGIREEGPTLLFDCGDTIHGTYHAVKSEGAALIPILNEMRFDAMTAHWEFAYGPRRFMEVAGKLNHPVLAINCYHEGTERLAFRPYEIVERGDLQVGVVGIASNIVDKVMPPRFSEGLEFTLGRDELPYWIEVLRDEERVDLVVVISHLGFPQECQLAADVDGIDVLLSAHTHNRLERPFIVNDTIIIQSGCHGSFIGRLDLEVDGGVRKFKHELVRVRGPSNDDVEELVMRASDVDRDYLEATVGSTRTHLNRYTILESTMDNLLLKAIMGVGESELAFSNGWRYGAPVPPGDIRVEDLWNMIPVNPPVSRVELLGREILEMMEENIELTFSRDPYRQMGGYLKRCMGLEIYFKIENPPGSRIQKVFVNGKPLDPDRTYTAVYVTSQGVPSRYGENHEEMDIRAVDALREYIEKNSPVNAELDGRITPV from the coding sequence TTGAGTGAACTGTGCATCGTGCAGGTGAATGACACCCACGGATACCTCAAATCCCACCCGGAACTCTTCTGGGAGGGCAGAGACGTAAGGTATGAGACCCTGGGGGGTTACCACCACATAGCGGGCCTTGTGGCTGGTATACGTGAAGAGGGACCAACACTACTATTTGACTGTGGTGACACCATCCACGGCACATACCATGCCGTGAAGAGTGAGGGCGCTGCCCTTATCCCCATACTCAATGAAATGCGCTTTGATGCAATGACAGCCCACTGGGAGTTCGCCTATGGACCCAGAAGATTCATGGAAGTGGCGGGAAAACTGAATCATCCTGTTCTTGCAATAAACTGCTACCATGAGGGTACAGAACGCCTTGCTTTTAGACCATATGAGATAGTGGAGAGGGGTGACCTCCAGGTGGGGGTTGTGGGGATAGCATCCAATATAGTGGATAAGGTGATGCCGCCACGGTTCAGTGAGGGCCTTGAGTTCACCCTTGGACGTGATGAACTCCCCTACTGGATAGAGGTGCTCCGTGATGAGGAGAGGGTGGACCTTGTGGTGGTCATATCACATCTGGGTTTCCCCCAGGAGTGCCAGCTGGCAGCGGATGTTGATGGTATAGACGTGCTTCTTAGCGCCCATACCCATAACAGGCTTGAGAGGCCCTTCATTGTCAATGACACCATCATAATACAGTCAGGGTGCCATGGCTCATTCATTGGGCGCCTTGACCTTGAGGTTGATGGTGGTGTCCGGAAATTCAAACACGAACTTGTAAGGGTCAGGGGGCCGTCAAATGATGATGTTGAGGAGCTGGTCATGAGGGCGTCTGATGTGGACAGGGACTACCTTGAGGCCACCGTGGGTTCAACAAGGACGCATCTCAACAGGTACACCATACTTGAGTCAACCATGGACAACCTTCTACTCAAGGCGATAATGGGTGTTGGTGAATCTGAACTTGCATTCTCCAATGGATGGCGCTACGGTGCCCCGGTACCCCCTGGGGATATCAGGGTTGAGGACCTCTGGAACATGATCCCTGTTAATCCCCCGGTATCCCGTGTTGAACTTCTGGGGAGGGAAATCCTGGAGATGATGGAGGAGAACATTGAGCTCACATTCTCCAGGGACCCCTACAGGCAGATGGGGGGCTACCTCAAGAGGTGCATGGGCCTCGAGATCTACTTCAAGATAGAGAACCCGCCCGGTAGCCGGATACAGAAGGTATTCGTGAACGGGAAGCCCCTTGATCCAGATAGAACCTACACTGCAGTCTATGTAACCAGTCAGGGTGTGCCATCACGTTACGGTGAGAACCATGAGGAGATGGACATCAGGGCCGTTGACGCCCTCAGGGAGTACATTGAGAAGAACAGCCCGGTTAATGCCGAACTCGATGGGAGGATAACACCAGTATGA
- the ribB gene encoding 3,4-dihydroxy-2-butanone-4-phosphate synthase yields the protein MIQEALKALRKGEMVLVFDADNRERETDMIVAAEKTTPDHIRVMRNDAGGLICVPVSWENSESLGIPYMTDIMNEASGRYPVLSRLSPHDIPYDEKSAFSITVNHRRTFTGITDNDRALTIKELAELCKNKKHHEFGDLFRSPGHVTLLRAADGHVTRRRGHTEMSIALMEMAGLEGVAVCCEMMDDRTGNALSTDDAMKYAEEHDLIFMSGADLIESYMEFRS from the coding sequence ATGATTCAGGAAGCCCTTAAAGCACTCAGAAAGGGAGAAATGGTCCTTGTATTCGACGCGGACAACCGTGAACGGGAAACAGATATGATTGTTGCTGCTGAAAAAACAACCCCCGATCATATCAGGGTCATGAGGAACGATGCAGGTGGCCTCATATGTGTACCTGTATCATGGGAGAACTCAGAAAGTCTCGGCATACCCTACATGACCGATATAATGAATGAGGCCTCAGGCCGCTACCCGGTACTCAGCAGGCTATCACCCCACGATATACCCTACGATGAAAAGTCGGCGTTCTCCATAACAGTGAACCACCGGAGGACATTCACGGGAATAACCGACAATGACAGGGCTTTAACCATAAAGGAGCTTGCAGAGCTCTGTAAAAACAAAAAACACCATGAGTTCGGGGATCTTTTCAGGTCACCAGGCCATGTCACCCTCCTGAGGGCCGCTGATGGCCATGTGACCAGGAGGAGGGGCCACACCGAGATGAGCATAGCACTCATGGAGATGGCCGGGCTTGAGGGAGTTGCGGTCTGCTGTGAGATGATGGATGACAGGACCGGTAATGCGCTTTCAACAGATGACGCCATGAAATATGCAGAGGAACACGACCTCATATTCATGAGCGGAGCAGACCTCATTGAATCATACATGGAATTCAGATCTTAG
- a CDS encoding sugar phosphate isomerase/epimerase, with protein sequence MRLGFSTLALFMEPMENILEKAEEDGFQLLEILCEGPYWPRRLLEDGAALEVFESFDLEILLHAPTIDLNPGSMNQGVREETERQMMETVELASRIGATTVTTHPGLVHRREERIRNAALKFASETLKNCVAHAEDSSVKFSVENMPGRFSYLCNSPRELAEFSEECGSYVTVDVGHANTTGFLEDFLRMERIAHHHLSDNNGERDQHLPLGEGTVDLELLRGIDRGVIELNNYEGVIKSRRLLESFY encoded by the coding sequence ATGAGGCTCGGATTTTCAACCCTGGCACTTTTCATGGAACCAATGGAGAATATCCTGGAGAAAGCAGAGGAGGACGGCTTTCAGCTTCTTGAAATACTCTGCGAGGGACCCTACTGGCCCCGAAGGCTCCTTGAAGATGGGGCGGCACTGGAGGTATTTGAATCCTTTGACCTTGAAATACTCCTCCACGCCCCCACCATAGACCTGAACCCCGGCAGCATGAACCAGGGCGTAAGGGAGGAGACAGAAAGACAGATGATGGAGACGGTGGAACTCGCATCAAGGATAGGGGCAACAACCGTAACAACCCACCCCGGTCTTGTGCACAGGAGGGAGGAGAGGATAAGGAACGCGGCCCTTAAATTCGCATCCGAAACACTTAAAAACTGCGTGGCCCATGCAGAGGATTCATCGGTAAAGTTCTCAGTTGAGAACATGCCCGGTCGGTTCTCATACCTCTGCAACAGCCCCCGCGAGCTTGCAGAATTCTCAGAGGAATGCGGATCATATGTGACTGTGGATGTGGGCCATGCGAACACCACGGGTTTCCTTGAGGATTTCCTCAGAATGGAGAGAATAGCCCACCACCACCTGAGCGACAACAACGGTGAAAGGGACCAGCACCTCCCCCTGGGGGAGGGAACTGTTGACCTTGAACTCCTCAGGGGGATAGACCGTGGGGTGATAGAACTGAATAACTATGAGGGAGTCATAAAGAGCAGAAGACTCCTGGAATCCTTTTATTGA
- the ala gene encoding alanine dehydrogenase, which translates to MEKTIILKKSDVEGLLTMDDCLKAVENAFVQDALGRVQMPPKMYLFFRKYDGDLRVMPSYLEELEMAGVKCVNVHPSNPREHSLPTVMAVIELVDPRTGFPLALMDGTYITDMRTGAAGGVSVKYLADREASTLGMVGAGRQAWTQLMAISRVADLEEAYVYCRTPSQRDKFAGKASEVYGFRVKPARDIREAVEGRDIVVTATPSRKPLVKADWITPGTHICAMGADAPGKQELDPLILKRGRVFYDNWEQASHSGEINVPLSEGLITEEDLQGAIGDVITGKIEGRRSGEDITVFDSTGLSLQDVTTAWMVYERAAESGEGLEVDLQG; encoded by the coding sequence ATGGAGAAAACCATTATACTCAAAAAAAGTGATGTTGAGGGTCTTCTGACCATGGATGACTGCCTGAAGGCCGTTGAGAACGCCTTTGTCCAGGATGCTCTTGGCCGTGTCCAGATGCCCCCCAAGATGTACCTATTCTTCAGGAAATACGATGGGGACCTCAGGGTGATGCCCTCCTACCTTGAGGAACTTGAAATGGCGGGTGTTAAGTGCGTGAATGTCCACCCCTCAAATCCCCGTGAACATTCCCTCCCGACGGTCATGGCTGTCATAGAGCTTGTCGATCCAAGGACCGGGTTCCCCCTTGCACTCATGGATGGAACATATATAACCGATATGAGGACCGGGGCAGCCGGCGGGGTCTCCGTGAAGTACCTTGCAGATCGGGAGGCCTCAACACTGGGGATGGTGGGTGCCGGGAGACAGGCTTGGACACAGCTCATGGCCATCAGCAGGGTCGCAGACCTTGAGGAGGCCTATGTTTACTGCAGGACACCATCCCAGCGAGATAAATTCGCAGGGAAAGCCTCTGAGGTCTATGGGTTCAGGGTCAAACCTGCCCGGGATATCAGGGAGGCTGTGGAGGGGAGGGACATAGTTGTAACTGCCACCCCCTCAAGGAAGCCCCTGGTGAAGGCTGACTGGATAACACCAGGGACACACATATGTGCCATGGGGGCGGATGCCCCTGGAAAGCAGGAACTGGACCCCCTCATACTCAAAAGGGGGCGGGTATTCTATGACAACTGGGAACAGGCATCCCACAGTGGAGAGATAAACGTGCCCCTCAGTGAGGGCCTTATCACAGAGGAGGACCTCCAGGGGGCGATAGGGGATGTGATAACAGGTAAAATTGAGGGCAGAAGATCAGGTGAGGATATAACAGTATTTGATTCAACCGGACTTTCCCTGCAGGATGTTACAACAGCCTGGATGGTCTATGAGAGGGCTGCTGAGTCAGGTGAGGGCCTGGAGGTTGACCTGCAGGGCTGA
- a CDS encoding TMEM175 family protein encodes MDGIFAIAMTLLVLGIEVPEGIITESSMASYLTLLAPRIYIYCLSFILLGIFWWVNHMQFEKPEGG; translated from the coding sequence GTGGATGGAATATTCGCCATTGCAATGACACTCCTTGTTCTCGGCATTGAAGTGCCAGAGGGAATCATAACAGAGTCCTCAATGGCTTCATACCTCACACTCCTCGCCCCCAGGATCTACATCTACTGCCTCAGCTTCATCCTCCTCGGGATTTTCTGGTGGGTTAACCACATGCAATTTGAAAAACCTGAAGGAGGTTGA
- a CDS encoding DsrE family protein has translation MDDERVYRAVFHLDEDDDERVLLLFANVRNLMADIQNVEIEVVAYSKGVSALMRDSEYSDMIDELIDDGVRFAACSNTLKALGITSGKLVDGVDTVSSGVGEIVRKQCDGWAYIRP, from the coding sequence ATGGATGATGAGAGAGTTTACCGTGCAGTATTCCACCTTGATGAGGATGACGATGAGAGGGTTTTGCTGCTTTTTGCCAATGTGAGGAACCTGATGGCCGACATTCAGAATGTTGAGATTGAGGTTGTGGCGTACTCAAAGGGTGTCAGTGCCCTCATGAGGGACTCGGAGTACTCAGATATGATCGATGAGCTCATTGATGATGGTGTCAGATTCGCTGCCTGTTCCAACACCCTGAAGGCATTGGGTATAACCTCAGGGAAACTTGTTGATGGTGTTGATACCGTATCCTCGGGTGTAGGTGAGATTGTCAGAAAACAGTGCGATGGATGGGCCTATATAAGGCCCTGA
- the gatA gene encoding Asp-tRNA(Asn)/Glu-tRNA(Gln) amidotransferase subunit GatA, giving the protein MEIMDKVEMIKDHGMTASENLERFIRTIRAKNDDINAFIEVREEEAFQRAEEIDSRIASGERTGRLAGLVIGVKSNINVEGFTVSAASRTLENYTGSYDATVIRRIKEEDGIIVGMTNMDEFAAGSSTETSFFGPTDNPSAPGRIPGGSSGGSAAAVAAGMCDIALGSDTGGSIRNPASHCGVMGFKPTYGLVSRQGLLDLAMSFDQIGPLAADVSGLQLTLEVISGHDPTDPTTISEDHELGVDRELKDMRFGVVKEFLEVTDESIDAAIQGKLDLIGDEGAEIVELDFRYIDLCLPTYYLINYVEFFSATRKYDGRKYGHRIEDVCGPEVLRRIHMGSYISQKELSGKYYRRALQARSLIRREIEGLLKDVDIILGPTVPKLPHRLGEELEPMEMYAYDVLTVIANLAGIPAASMPAGDADGVPVGLQLQAKPGDDGMILSAMRGIASL; this is encoded by the coding sequence ATGGAAATCATGGATAAGGTTGAAATGATTAAGGATCATGGCATGACCGCATCAGAGAACCTTGAAAGGTTCATCAGGACAATAAGGGCAAAAAATGATGACATAAACGCATTTATAGAGGTCAGGGAGGAGGAGGCCTTCCAGAGGGCTGAGGAGATAGACTCAAGGATAGCCTCCGGCGAGAGGACAGGTAGACTCGCGGGCCTGGTTATAGGTGTTAAGAGCAACATCAACGTGGAGGGATTCACGGTATCCGCAGCGTCCAGGACCCTTGAGAACTACACTGGAAGCTACGATGCAACCGTCATAAGGCGCATAAAGGAAGAGGACGGGATAATAGTCGGCATGACCAATATGGACGAATTCGCAGCAGGGAGTTCAACAGAGACATCATTCTTTGGCCCCACAGACAACCCCTCTGCACCTGGAAGGATACCCGGTGGTTCCAGTGGGGGAAGCGCCGCTGCCGTTGCAGCCGGGATGTGCGACATTGCACTGGGATCGGATACCGGGGGATCCATAAGGAACCCGGCCTCCCACTGTGGGGTCATGGGGTTCAAGCCAACCTATGGGCTGGTTTCAAGGCAGGGGCTCCTTGACCTTGCCATGAGCTTCGACCAGATAGGACCCCTTGCAGCTGACGTATCTGGCCTTCAGCTGACCCTTGAGGTGATATCAGGCCATGACCCCACCGACCCAACAACCATTTCAGAGGACCATGAACTCGGCGTGGATCGTGAACTGAAGGATATGCGCTTCGGGGTCGTGAAAGAGTTCCTTGAGGTCACCGATGAATCGATAGATGCTGCCATCCAGGGGAAACTTGACCTGATAGGGGATGAGGGGGCTGAGATAGTGGAACTTGATTTCAGGTATATTGACCTCTGCCTCCCAACCTATTACCTCATAAACTATGTTGAATTCTTCTCAGCCACAAGGAAGTACGATGGCAGGAAGTATGGCCACAGGATAGAGGATGTATGCGGACCTGAGGTGCTCAGGAGGATACACATGGGCTCCTACATCAGCCAGAAGGAACTATCTGGTAAATACTACAGGAGGGCCCTCCAGGCAAGGTCACTCATAAGGAGGGAGATAGAGGGTCTCCTGAAGGACGTGGACATAATACTGGGCCCCACAGTCCCTAAACTCCCCCACAGGCTTGGAGAGGAACTTGAACCAATGGAGATGTATGCCTATGATGTTCTAACAGTCATAGCCAACCTTGCAGGTATACCAGCTGCAAGCATGCCTGCAGGTGACGCTGATGGGGTCCCTGTGGGTCTGCAGCTCCAGGCAAAGCCAGGCGACGATGGAATGATACTCTCTGCAATGAGGGGTATAGCCTCCCTTTAG
- a CDS encoding HAD family hydrolase, protein MKAAVFDNSGTLIRRYRALKNLKTGKICDRMNSLDIVDYRDRRALVVLQTDPATCIVNAKPDQTIYEFIKRNRIDFDVSYANTAVTSDEIMDILRDDPATVRDIQDTIDAVSRKNYNIQICSGSGFIVNIDRNMVDFTITAGGKLFPEVPDVVEELRKRKIHMYIASGDRRGSLRELARIIRIPQENVFDTADTERKAEIIQELKRRYSSVMMVGNGLNDILALREADVGVLTLQQREPVPQRLIEAADYVVDNIREVLDIEF, encoded by the coding sequence ATGAAGGCGGCTGTTTTTGATAACTCAGGGACACTCATAAGAAGGTACAGGGCCCTCAAGAACCTTAAAACAGGTAAGATATGTGACAGGATGAATTCACTTGATATTGTGGATTACAGGGACAGAAGGGCCCTTGTTGTGCTTCAGACCGACCCCGCAACCTGTATTGTAAATGCAAAACCCGACCAGACCATATATGAGTTCATAAAGAGAAACCGCATAGACTTCGATGTCAGCTACGCCAACACCGCGGTTACCTCTGATGAGATCATGGATATCCTCAGGGATGACCCTGCAACTGTCAGGGACATACAGGACACCATAGATGCCGTTTCCAGGAAGAACTACAACATACAGATATGCAGTGGATCCGGCTTCATAGTCAACATTGACAGAAACATGGTTGACTTCACAATAACTGCAGGTGGAAAGCTCTTCCCGGAGGTCCCGGATGTTGTGGAGGAACTCAGGAAGAGAAAAATCCACATGTACATTGCATCGGGGGACCGGCGGGGGTCACTGAGGGAACTTGCAAGGATCATCAGGATACCCCAGGAGAACGTCTTTGACACCGCCGACACCGAGAGGAAGGCAGAGATAATCCAGGAGCTGAAGAGAAGGTACAGCAGCGTCATGATGGTGGGTAACGGCCTCAACGATATCCTTGCATTGAGGGAAGCTGATGTGGGAGTTTTAACACTCCAGCAGAGGGAACCTGTGCCTCAGAGACTGATTGAGGCTGCCGACTACGTTGTTGATAACATAAGGGAGGTTCTGGATATAGAATTCTGA
- a CDS encoding CTP-dependent riboflavin kinase: MMIITGRVRSGFGEGAYFMTRDVYLEQFREKLGFEPFPGTLNIETGTPEIVRKLRLKADKIHGGGGFGDVLYVRAVLNDEVDGAILFPVKTHHRDVCLEFVAPVNLRKTLKLRDGDTVSLKIMDDESSD, encoded by the coding sequence ATGATGATCATAACCGGAAGGGTCAGGTCAGGTTTCGGTGAGGGCGCATACTTCATGACGCGGGACGTCTACCTTGAACAGTTCAGGGAGAAACTGGGTTTCGAACCATTCCCCGGCACCCTCAACATAGAAACCGGTACCCCTGAAATCGTCAGGAAACTGCGCCTTAAGGCTGATAAAATACATGGTGGTGGCGGTTTCGGGGATGTGCTCTATGTTAGGGCCGTGCTGAACGATGAGGTTGATGGAGCCATTCTGTTCCCTGTTAAAACCCATCACAGGGATGTGTGCCTTGAATTTGTTGCCCCTGTAAACCTCAGAAAAACCCTTAAATTAAGAGATGGAGATACTGTTAGCCTAAAGATAATGGATGATGAATCATCAGATTAA
- a CDS encoding LysE family transporter, whose protein sequence is MLSVILFTVTSFIIGLSGAMAPGPLLTVTVSDSIQGGFRAGPLLVTGHILGEAILVVLIFMGMGYLLSSESASSFIGIAGGSVLIWTGIRGLRSRDESSGDIPAGGSVLRGAVISFSNPYFFIWWGAVGAALMYSGVELAGAAGLAGFLVGHWSSDLAWYSLVSFLSSRGAFDTSGNVYRAIMAVCNGFLIIVGAYFFVNALTGI, encoded by the coding sequence ATGCTCAGTGTGATCCTATTTACCGTAACATCCTTCATCATAGGCCTCTCAGGGGCAATGGCCCCCGGCCCCCTTCTCACTGTCACGGTCTCGGACTCCATTCAGGGGGGTTTCAGGGCAGGGCCCCTCCTTGTCACCGGCCACATCCTGGGTGAGGCCATTCTGGTTGTTCTGATATTCATGGGTATGGGCTACCTCCTCTCATCAGAGTCCGCATCCTCCTTCATTGGGATTGCAGGTGGCTCAGTCCTCATCTGGACCGGTATCAGGGGTCTGAGGTCCAGGGACGAATCATCAGGGGATATTCCAGCAGGGGGATCTGTCCTAAGGGGAGCAGTGATAAGTTTTTCCAACCCCTACTTCTTTATATGGTGGGGTGCTGTTGGGGCCGCCCTCATGTACAGTGGAGTTGAACTTGCAGGTGCTGCTGGACTTGCAGGTTTCCTGGTGGGTCACTGGTCATCCGACCTTGCCTGGTACAGCCTGGTATCCTTTCTATCATCCAGAGGGGCATTCGATACGTCTGGGAATGTCTACAGGGCAATTATGGCAGTATGTAACGGGTTTCTGATTATAGTGGGAGCCTACTTCTTTGTGAATGCTTTAACTGGGATATAA